The following DNA comes from Candidatus Woesearchaeota archaeon.
ATCCTCCCTGAAATGGCATGCCCTGGATTCTTCCCTTGCAATGGCGCTTTCTACAATTATGCCGGCAACATCCGCTATGTTCCTGACTTCTAAGAATTCCTTGCTCACATGATAATTCCAGTAAAATCCGTTGATGTTTTTTCTGAGCGCGGATAATACTTGCTTTGCAGCATCCAATCTTTCTTTATTTCTTGATATTCCGCACAATGAAGTCATTGTTCTTCTGACAGTTTCCCAATAATAGGCTATGGCAGCCTTGTCCCTTATATCATTTGCAGAGCCCGCATTCCATAATGGAACACTCATATTTGCTTGATTCTTGAGCTTTAAGAAATGCTTTGCAGCCAGCCTGCCGAATAAAATGCATTCTGGCGCAGAATTGCTAGCCAGCCTTGTTGCGCCGTGCAGGCCTGTATAAGAAGTTTCACCTATGACATAGCATCCTCTTATTTTTGTTTCTGCATTCCGGTTAACAAGCACGCCTCCATTTGAATAATGAACAGCATAAATGACAGGCACAGGCTCTTTTGTTATGTCGACTCCCTTGGCCAAGCAGAACTCATAAGAATTCCTGAAATCCTCCTTTAATCTTTTTTTGTCTATTTTTGCGCAGTCCAGCCATAAATGCGCCAAGCCGTGTTTTCTCATTTCTATATCTTCTGCTCTTGTAACAACGTCCCTTGTTGCTTTCGAGCCAAGCGGATGATATTTTAAAACAAAATCTTCTTTTGAATCTTTTCTTAGCTTCAATATTGCGCCTGCTCCTCTAAGCGCCTCTGTAAGCAAAAATCTTCTGCTGTATTCATTGACAGCAGACGGGTCATAAAACACAGTTGGGTGAAATTGCACAAATTCCATGTTTGCCAATGGCAAGCCTGCCCTATAGCATATTGCAAATCCATCTCCTGTTGCAGCATCTGAGTTTGTTGTATAAAGAAAGACTTTCCCAAGGCCGCCTGTTGCAATGAATGTTCCATTGCAGGAGATTGTTTCAATACGATCATTTTTAATATCATAAACATAAAACCCCAGGCAGGCATCTTTCGCTTTTGCCTTGATTTTTTTTCTTTTTTCCAGCTTGTTCTTTGTTATAAGGTCAATTGCAACATGCTCTTCATGAACCCTTATATTGCGGTTGCTTTTCACTAACCTGCCAAGCGTCTTCATTATCTGCACGCCTGTTGTGTCATTTGCGTGAAATATCCTGTTTTTGGAATGGCCGCCTTCCCTGTGCAGATCATACTTGTATCCTTTTTCAGATGCATTAAATTTAACGCCTTTGCCAATCAGCCACTGAATAACATCTTTGAAAAAATGCTCCACGCAGAATTTAACAATCTTGACATCATTAAGGCCTTTTCCTGCAATCAATGTTTCTTTAATATGCCTTTCAAAGGAATCTCCCTTAATAGGCTTTCCATCCACCAGAGGAATTGCTGCCAGGCCGCCGGCTGTCAAATAGCTGTTGCAGTCTTCCACTAACTTTCCTTTGATAAATAAGTCAACCTTTTTGCCGGCTCCAGCCAGTTCGAGCGCAGCTGCGCAGCCGCCAAAGCCGCCGCCTATTACTCCGCAATCTGTTTTTATAAGCTCTTTTGCGCTGCTCATTTTATTCTCAGCATTCTATCCAATGCCTTCTTTGCATTTTTTCTTATTCTTGCAGGCACATCAACTTCGTTTGTTTCATTATTAAGGCAATCATAAACCTTCTGCAGATTGTTCTTTTTCTGCTGCAGGCAGATTGTTCCCAGCGTATAAAATATTTTATTCGGAACTTCCAGCCTGAGCCTTTCAACCATTCCTGCTTCTGTGCAGATCATGAATTCATTGGCATCTGATTTTTTGGCAATATCAACCATTCCGGATGTCGAGCAGACAGCATCTGCTTCATCTATCGCATCAGCCGGGCATTCTGGATGAGCGATAACAACTGCATCTGGGTGCTGCTTTTTTGCTTCCTTAATTTGTTCTGATAAAAACCTTGCATGCACATAGCAATAGCCCTGCCACGGGATTATCTTCTTGCTTGTGAACCTTGCAGCATAATCAGCAAGATTCCTGTCGGGAACAAAAATAATATTTCTTTCTTTAAGCGAGTTAACAA
Coding sequences within:
- a CDS encoding FAD-binding protein — protein: MSSAKELIKTDCGVIGGGFGGCAAALELAGAGKKVDLFIKGKLVEDCNSYLTAGGLAAIPLVDGKPIKGDSFERHIKETLIAGKGLNDVKIVKFCVEHFFKDVIQWLIGKGVKFNASEKGYKYDLHREGGHSKNRIFHANDTTGVQIMKTLGRLVKSNRNIRVHEEHVAIDLITKNKLEKRKKIKAKAKDACLGFYVYDIKNDRIETISCNGTFIATGGLGKVFLYTTNSDAATGDGFAICYRAGLPLANMEFVQFHPTVFYDPSAVNEYSRRFLLTEALRGAGAILKLRKDSKEDFVLKYHPLGSKATRDVVTRAEDIEMRKHGLAHLWLDCAKIDKKRLKEDFRNSYEFCLAKGVDITKEPVPVIYAVHYSNGGVLVNRNAETKIRGCYVIGETSYTGLHGATRLASNSAPECILFGRLAAKHFLKLKNQANMSVPLWNAGSANDIRDKAAIAYYWETVRRTMTSLCGISRNKERLDAAKQVLSALRKNINGFYWNYHVSKEFLEVRNIADVAGIIVESAIAREESRACHFREDFPNQNDKRFRKLTIIKKHDA
- the nadA gene encoding quinolinate synthase NadA, translated to MDERTLIQKINNLKKKKDAVILVHNYQRPEIYKVADFIGDSLELSRKAAETNAKIIVFCGVDFMAESAKILNPEKKVLLPALEAKCPMAAMVTAEELLEEKKKYKDVAVVSYINTTAEVKAVSDICCTSANAVKVVNSLKERNIIFVPDRNLADYAARFTSKKIIPWQGYCYVHARFLSEQIKEAKKQHPDAVVIAHPECPADAIDEADAVCSTSGMVDIAKKSDANEFMICTEAGMVERLRLEVPNKIFYTLGTICLQQKKNNLQKVYDCLNNETNEVDVPARIRKNAKKALDRMLRIK